A stretch of DNA from Triticum dicoccoides isolate Atlit2015 ecotype Zavitan chromosome 2A, WEW_v2.0, whole genome shotgun sequence:
CCGTCCAGCCTTGCGGGGTCTGTTTCACTCCACGATATTTTCTTTATTAATGTGACACATAATTATGTCACATCCAGATGTGATCTAGACAAACTCTTAAAAAACAAAGAAGAACGATGTAGTCAACATAACCCAAACAAGAACGATGTCTATTGTATTGCAATCTTTTCGGTCTACAAATAGGACTGGCCGGCTCGATAACCGCTTACACAGTCGTTAATTTTAAGCGATAAAGAACAAAAGAGGGATTGTGGGGATGGTGGAAAAATGAAAAGGAAGATGATGTCCACTTAGATATGACATAATTATGTTACATCTAGATGTGACTTAGacaaacccatttaaaaaaatactaACAAATAAACAAGGGTGTAGGGAACATAACCTAAACATCATGTAAGTAGTCCATACAAGTTCATCGGCTACTAGGACCTGAAGATTCTACCTAGGTCCTGCTGTCGGAGTAACACAAAATAAGTGCCCGAACTGATTAACGTAAACGAGCGGTTCGAGAGGCGTGACACGGATTTTGGTTGAGTGTGTTTCTTCTTGCTTGACCCGTATCGACACATTATTGAATTCGCTGCCGCTCGGCTTGCCGGCCTCCGCATGGTAGTACGTGACCATGCTGCCGTGCATCCACAGATAGCCGCCGCCTCCAAGCGTCGGGCCGTGGACCAACGAATCCGCCGACGGCGCGAACTGCGTGATGGTCGTCATGCCAGGCCTACAGGTCTTCCACTCAGCTGGGCCGTCGTAGTCGATCATCGGCTTCAGCTCACACATCTCCTGAAACGCCCGAGCGCGATCCTCCATGcttggctccggcggcggcggcgcgccggaTGCCCCCGCAGGAGCCGACACCTGATTGGTTAAATCACAAACCAAGTTAGCCCATATTTGATTAACAGGTTTACCTAGCCAAGCACGTAAAGTTTGAGATTTTGCGGATGGAGACCTTGATTATTTTGTAGGGGATGAAATGGCATCCGGCGGCCAAGTCTAGAGACGGGACCGCCGTGCACGGTCCGATCGCCTCCTTGGCGGGCTCCTGCAGCGCGCGCGCGGCGCCGGCTTCGGTCTCGAAGACGACCACCGCCCTCATCAGGAGGATGCAGATCGCGACTGCCTCGACGCCGTCGAACGCGGCGCGCACGTCCTCGGGGCCTTTCAACGAGCGGAGGTGGACCAGGACGAGGCGGCGGTGGAGGTCGGAGGTGTCGCCGGACCCGGAGAGCTGGTTCGCGACCGGGGCGAGGAGGCTGCGTGCCACGCTTGCCGTGGCGGCGTCGTCGCCGTAGACGCGGCGAATCATTATCACGTCCCTTCGAACCGGGATCTCCATGCTAATCAGGTTAATTTGCTGTTTGGTTGTTGCTGATCTGAATCTAAGAACTAAGATCTGGGTGCTTCTTCTCCTCTGATCTGAAATAGTATATGTAGGGGAGTTGTGGCCGGGTCCAACTTTTATGTCGGTTTCGGGTCCAATTAAGACTAAACAAACCGAGAGATTATAGCTAAGGCAAACAGGCAAAAGCTCAATACCTTGCCGAGCAAACCTGTCTGACAGGCACATTAAAATGTCGCCACAATGCCCAGTACGTCATGATGGTCCTGAAACACTACGGCATCTCCTGTTCGTGTGCCCGGTGGCAGTGGAGGTTTGGAAATTGCTTGGTTTGATTTGATGTGATAAAGCAAGGTCTGCTCATGGATAAATCTGGAGGGTGTTGGAGTTTCTTCTGAATCTTCCTGAGAACTATATCCATATCCTGGGACTGACGAAATTAAAGGAGACAATTGCTACTTGCTGCTGGTATTTGTGATGGGAAAGGAGGAAGCATACGCATGGGGGAATACCGCAAAATGCATCCCAGGTTAGCCTAGCAGTTCGAGCGTTGGTGGCGAACTTTATTTCTGCTAATTCACCTAAGGCACGTGCATGTCTTGATAGTTGGGTGAGACCGAGACGTGACTACGTCAAGCTTAATGTGGATGCGGGGTTTGATGCGGACACACTTGAAGGCTCTGTGGGAGCTGTCATTCGAGATCATAATGGCAAGTTCATTGCGGCTGCAAATGAAAAACTGAATATCTGCTATGATGCTTTCATGGCAGAAGCCATTGCGGTAAGATTTGGTTTGAACTTGGCACGTACAGCAGGCTGCAACAAAATTGAAGTGAATTCG
This window harbors:
- the LOC119359136 gene encoding uncharacterized protein LOC119359136 yields the protein MEIPVRRDVIMIRRVYGDDAATASVARSLLAPVANQLSGSGDTSDLHRRLVLVHLRSLKGPEDVRAAFDGVEAVAICILLMRAVVVFETEAGAARALQEPAKEAIGPCTAVPSLDLAAGCHFIPYKIIKVSAPAGASGAPPPPEPSMEDRARAFQEMCELKPMIDYDGPAEWKTCRPGMTTITQFAPSADSLVHGPTLGGGGYLWMHGSMVTYYHAEAGKPSGSEFNNVSIRVKQEETHSTKIRVTPLEPLVYVNQFGHLFCVTPTAGPR